A window from Nitrospirota bacterium encodes these proteins:
- a CDS encoding tetratricopeptide repeat protein — MGMYHGVLALTATAIMSLIAEPAYPRIWGNGWEQGLVYGSWRIVTISGMDREQNPSDLAMNLTAQAASLAKRGNYSEAERLLKQSLEITSQALGMDHPRIAALLIKLGSLYAVQRRYAEAERHLRLSLEINEKVFGSDHLDIAANLEALAFVLKKEHRDEEARQLQTRAFEIWSKHRDDRTLYRNELPPR; from the coding sequence ATGGGCATGTACCACGGTGTTCTTGCTCTGACAGCTACGGCGATCATGAGCCTGATCGCTGAGCCGGCTTACCCGCGGATCTGGGGAAACGGATGGGAACAGGGTCTGGTTTACGGTTCGTGGCGCATTGTGACGATCAGCGGAATGGATCGTGAACAGAACCCGTCGGACCTGGCCATGAACCTTACCGCGCAGGCAGCTAGCTTGGCGAAACGCGGTAACTATTCCGAAGCCGAACGCCTTTTAAAGCAATCGTTAGAGATTACTTCGCAGGCCCTCGGCATGGACCATCCTCGGATAGCGGCTCTTCTGATTAAATTGGGGAGTCTCTATGCCGTGCAACGCCGGTATGCCGAAGCGGAGCGTCACCTCCGGCTCTCACTGGAGATCAATGAAAAGGTGTTTGGCTCCGACCACTTAGACATCGCTGCCAATCTTGAAGCTCTGGCCTTTGTGCTCAAGAAGGAGCATCGAGACGAGGAAGCCCGGCAGTTGCAAACTCGAGCCTTTGAGATATGGTCGAAGCATAGAGACGATCGGACCTTGTACAGGAATGAGCTTCCTCCACGGTGA
- a CDS encoding response regulator — protein sequence MDGYGKRVLVVDDDADSRQVLALLLVQAGYSVHEASDGLEAMNEMKRRRFDVVVTDYHMPRLNGFELLMLSRVVWPDLPVVIVSGSQGNMADLAAQHGAFAWIRKPYETAFLLDVVNEAARRSTHDRTHTA from the coding sequence ATGGATGGTTACGGCAAGAGAGTGTTGGTGGTGGATGACGATGCGGATTCAAGGCAGGTTCTCGCTCTGTTGCTCGTCCAAGCCGGCTATAGCGTCCACGAAGCCTCCGACGGTCTGGAAGCGATGAACGAGATGAAACGGCGGCGATTCGACGTCGTCGTGACCGATTACCATATGCCGCGGTTGAACGGGTTCGAGCTTCTGATGCTGAGCCGGGTGGTCTGGCCGGATTTGCCTGTGGTGATCGTCTCGGGAAGCCAGGGCAACATGGCCGACCTGGCGGCGCAGCATGGCGCCTTCGCCTGGATTCGCAAACCCTACGAAACCGCATTTCTCCTCGACGTCGTCAACGAAGCGGCGCGGCGATCGACGCACGACCGCACACACACCGCGTGA
- a CDS encoding sigma-54 dependent transcriptional regulator, which yields MGGDGWILVVDDDRRNLEMLGEALRGAGFQTDLADGGRQAIERCGVHDYDAVISDIKMAPVTGMDVLNTFRRTSPETPVVLLTAFGSVETAIQTMKSGAFDYITKPVNLDELVLVARRAVDHCRLVREHRRLQRVFTERPHATSIIGRSRKMVEVFKLVGKVARSRTAVLIQGESGTGKELIARAIHDHSDRAARPFVAVNCSAIPDSLLESELFGHVKGSFTGAHAFRRGLLEETDGGTFFLDEIGDLSPAGQAKLLRVLQEGEIRRVGSNEAISVDLRVIAASRRNLQQLASAGRFREDLLYRLNTVTIVLPPLRERPEDIPLLAEFFLARHGAEERMAGISLSTDAMQALVKYPWPGNVRELEHVIERAVALATHSVLSVEDLPPDILRKVNGTGEQTDGLPGTLNALRREHLLSTLETTRGNKEQAARLLGISRRTLYRLLDRYGLTKTQSKLDSEPSGTAFT from the coding sequence ATGGGCGGCGATGGTTGGATTCTCGTCGTCGACGACGACCGGCGCAATCTGGAGATGCTGGGAGAGGCGCTCCGCGGCGCCGGTTTTCAAACGGATTTGGCCGACGGCGGCCGCCAGGCGATCGAACGCTGCGGCGTCCACGATTACGACGCGGTGATCAGCGACATTAAGATGGCGCCGGTGACGGGGATGGATGTGCTGAATACCTTCCGCCGGACCTCGCCGGAGACGCCCGTCGTGCTGCTGACGGCGTTCGGATCGGTGGAAACCGCCATCCAAACCATGAAGTCAGGGGCGTTTGATTACATTACGAAGCCAGTGAACCTGGATGAGTTGGTGCTGGTCGCGCGGCGGGCAGTGGACCATTGTCGCCTGGTGCGGGAGCATCGCCGGCTCCAGCGCGTGTTCACCGAGCGACCTCATGCAACATCCATCATCGGCCGGAGTCGAAAGATGGTGGAAGTGTTCAAACTGGTCGGCAAGGTGGCGCGCAGCAGGACGGCCGTGCTGATCCAGGGCGAGAGCGGCACCGGGAAGGAACTCATCGCCCGCGCGATCCACGATCACAGCGACAGAGCCGCACGCCCGTTCGTCGCCGTCAACTGCAGCGCGATCCCGGACTCCCTCCTCGAAAGCGAGCTGTTCGGTCACGTCAAAGGCTCGTTCACCGGCGCTCACGCGTTTCGGCGCGGCTTATTGGAGGAGACCGACGGCGGCACGTTCTTTCTGGATGAGATCGGGGACCTCTCTCCCGCGGGCCAAGCGAAATTGTTGCGGGTGCTGCAGGAAGGGGAGATCAGGCGTGTGGGCAGCAACGAGGCGATCTCCGTCGATCTTCGCGTCATCGCCGCCTCCCGGCGCAATCTTCAGCAACTGGCGTCCGCAGGACGGTTCCGCGAGGACTTGTTGTACCGCCTCAACACGGTGACGATTGTCCTACCGCCACTCCGGGAGAGACCGGAAGACATTCCCTTGCTCGCGGAATTCTTTCTCGCCCGCCACGGCGCAGAAGAGAGGATGGCCGGCATCTCGCTCTCCACAGACGCGATGCAGGCGTTGGTCAAGTATCCCTGGCCCGGCAACGTGCGCGAGCTCGAGCACGTGATCGAGCGGGCGGTGGCTCTGGCGACCCACTCGGTCCTGTCGGTCGAAGACTTGCCGCCGGACATTCTCCGGAAAGTCAACGGCACGGGGGAACAGACGGACGGCTTGCCCGGCACGCTGAACGCGCTGCGCCGTGAACACCTCCTGTCCACGCTCGAAACCACCCGCGGCAACAAGGAGCAGGCGGCGCGACTGTTGGGCATCAGCCGGCGAACGCTATACCGACTGCTCGACCGCTACGGCCTGACCAAGACCCAATCCAAGCTCGATAGTGAACCGTCCGGCACCGCTTTCACTTGA
- a CDS encoding ATP-binding protein encodes MAMLRLNGVLGWVLLVGILVVVATVAVLNLLDQFVIERSAAQDRHDAFLRIAESVNRIVSKSGDVHNVGAIKQAFEEIFELRPGILRLSVFEVSPASSALIYSSNPQNVPEHLNPEEHRAVFAGHTVTHFVNSPFDRAWLITAPLMMDGQVVGALRGRFSIGKYDQLIRRETELAKDVGVGAVLITSLAFLILIRVQVHDPIRQLLTAMRRAEAGELAIRAPVTGPSDLREVANQFNRMLERVREAIAAKEHLLAEVQGFNDALMAKIVEAKDELQRANQTLVEARAQTERAEKLAALGELSAVVAHELGNPLNAISGYLQLLAKEPDSLARQRHLAFIRCEIARMIATIQHILDSTRVQVTAAPVDLNRVVQEVITLISPGLAGRRIVVKAELDPVLPPVAGDRRALHGVMFNLATNAVQAMPLGGELRIYTERVFRGAIEGHVILAGRPDLADDAVRLSVGDTGQGIAPEHLARIFEPFFTTRQSEGGTGLGLAICQRVISSLGGRLIVRSGVGQGTTVVVDLPVLKTSTVREN; translated from the coding sequence ATGGCAATGCTGCGGTTGAACGGTGTTCTCGGGTGGGTATTGCTCGTCGGTATCCTCGTGGTCGTGGCCACCGTCGCCGTGCTGAACCTGCTGGACCAGTTCGTGATCGAGCGATCTGCGGCTCAGGATCGTCATGATGCATTCTTGCGGATCGCTGAATCCGTCAACCGCATCGTGAGCAAGTCGGGAGACGTGCATAACGTCGGTGCCATCAAGCAAGCCTTTGAGGAAATCTTCGAGCTGCGGCCTGGGATTCTCCGGCTTTCCGTGTTCGAGGTTTCGCCAGCCTCCAGCGCGTTGATCTACAGCAGCAACCCCCAGAATGTTCCGGAACATCTCAACCCCGAGGAGCACCGTGCCGTCTTCGCCGGGCATACGGTCACCCACTTTGTGAACTCGCCTTTTGACCGAGCTTGGCTGATTACGGCACCACTCATGATGGACGGGCAGGTCGTGGGAGCGTTGCGCGGGCGGTTCTCGATCGGGAAGTACGACCAACTCATCCGGCGAGAAACCGAACTGGCCAAAGATGTTGGGGTTGGAGCGGTCCTGATCACGTCTCTGGCATTTCTGATCCTGATTCGCGTGCAGGTCCATGACCCCATCCGCCAGCTTTTGACCGCCATGCGGCGCGCCGAAGCCGGCGAGTTGGCCATCCGCGCTCCGGTGACCGGTCCATCCGATCTCCGGGAGGTCGCAAACCAGTTCAACCGTATGCTGGAACGGGTTCGTGAGGCCATCGCCGCGAAGGAGCACCTTTTGGCTGAGGTGCAGGGCTTCAACGACGCGCTGATGGCCAAGATCGTTGAGGCGAAAGATGAGCTGCAGCGGGCCAACCAGACGCTGGTCGAGGCGCGCGCGCAGACGGAACGGGCGGAAAAACTGGCGGCGCTGGGCGAACTGTCCGCCGTCGTGGCGCACGAACTCGGCAATCCGCTCAATGCGATTTCCGGTTATCTTCAATTGCTCGCGAAGGAGCCGGACTCCCTTGCCCGGCAGCGTCATCTCGCTTTCATCCGGTGCGAGATCGCGCGCATGATCGCGACCATTCAGCACATCCTGGATTCCACCCGCGTGCAGGTGACGGCCGCTCCGGTCGATCTGAACCGGGTCGTTCAGGAGGTCATCACCTTGATCTCTCCAGGCCTGGCCGGGCGGCGGATCGTGGTGAAAGCCGAATTGGACCCCGTTCTCCCCCCAGTCGCCGGAGACCGACGAGCCCTCCACGGTGTGATGTTCAATCTGGCCACCAATGCCGTGCAGGCCATGCCGCTGGGTGGTGAATTGCGTATCTACACGGAGCGTGTGTTTCGGGGCGCGATCGAGGGGCATGTCATCCTCGCCGGCAGGCCGGATCTGGCTGATGACGCGGTGCGTCTGTCCGTGGGCGACACCGGGCAGGGTATTGCGCCCGAGCATCTCGCGCGCATCTTCGAACCCTTCTTCACGACGCGCCAGAGCGAGGGCGGGACAGGGCTCGGGCTCGCCATCTGCCAGCGGGTCATCTCCTCCCTCGGCGGAAGGCTGATAGTGCGGAGCGGGGTCGGGCAGGGGACGACCGTCGTCGTCGATCTCCCTGTTTTGAAAACATCTACCGTTCGGGAGAACTGA
- a CDS encoding prohibitin family protein, whose product MSHPTTHTLPLIVIVAILSLSACAGTSVQPGYRGLMWRPFSEGLSPEPLKDGFYWRAPWNSIYLYDIRWQSYTEHIDALSADDLQVLIKAAIIIRPIPEEVYFLAHEVGTDFYTRIVKPEFLAAVRSVVSGYNMVTVPERSAEIASKVQAVVTEKLKGRHLEIQSIALADVDFPQLVLNAIEQKQAKEQEKEQKEFELTIAAKNAEIARTRAKGEGDAIRIRAEGEAEGLRIRAIGQAKAQETIAKTLTPEYLRFKLYDSQNAKFVLLPDNLNVPILINPGPLPGKTAEVGQESMTGR is encoded by the coding sequence ATGTCTCACCCTACAACACATACCCTGCCGCTGATTGTCATTGTGGCCATCCTGTCGTTGAGCGCCTGTGCGGGGACCAGTGTTCAGCCCGGCTACCGAGGGTTGATGTGGCGCCCGTTTTCCGAAGGGCTCTCACCCGAGCCGTTGAAGGACGGCTTCTACTGGCGTGCACCCTGGAACAGCATTTACCTGTACGACATCCGATGGCAAAGCTACACGGAGCACATCGATGCCCTGAGCGCCGACGACCTCCAGGTCCTGATCAAGGCGGCGATCATCATTCGGCCTATTCCGGAAGAGGTCTATTTTCTCGCCCATGAGGTCGGAACGGATTTCTACACCCGCATCGTGAAGCCGGAGTTTTTGGCCGCTGTGCGAAGCGTAGTGTCCGGATACAACATGGTGACCGTCCCGGAACGGAGTGCTGAGATCGCCAGCAAGGTACAAGCGGTGGTGACTGAGAAGCTGAAAGGGCGGCACCTCGAGATTCAAAGCATTGCCCTGGCGGATGTCGATTTCCCTCAACTCGTCCTGAACGCCATCGAACAAAAGCAGGCCAAGGAACAGGAAAAAGAACAAAAGGAGTTCGAGCTGACGATCGCCGCTAAAAACGCCGAGATCGCCCGCACGCGGGCGAAAGGAGAGGGCGATGCGATCCGGATTCGCGCTGAAGGAGAAGCGGAAGGCTTGCGAATCCGCGCGATCGGACAGGCGAAGGCGCAAGAGACGATCGCCAAAACGCTCACGCCCGAGTATCTCCGGTTCAAGCTGTACGACAGCCAAAATGCAAAGTTCGTCCTACTCCCGGACAATTTGAATGTTCCTATTCTCATCAATCCCGGTCCACTGCCCGGAAAAACTGCAGAAGTCGGGCAGGAGTCTATGACCGGGCGCTGA
- the modA gene encoding molybdate ABC transporter substrate-binding protein codes for MTIAFMGGLAGAAAAGEPIQAEPLTVGAAPSLKAAFQKIIPMFEQEYGATVHVVYGPSAALRRQIEQGAPIDVFLPGAAEEVETLHKKGLTLGEPRIYAQAPLVLVMSAASPATPISFHDVLPNGTTRIAVADPKTSALGKITARALAKLDQAYRSRLHLRYAQHTGDILHLVRTGAADMGIVYRADALNGGELRLMEVVPGETMVRFGAAVVWTCRKSALPVAQEFLVFIMSTRIQKLLLQYGFEAVSSNELEAGLQSN; via the coding sequence ATGACAATAGCGTTCATGGGAGGACTAGCAGGCGCCGCCGCAGCGGGGGAGCCGATTCAAGCTGAACCCCTGACGGTCGGGGCGGCTCCGAGCTTGAAGGCGGCGTTCCAAAAAATCATCCCGATGTTCGAGCAAGAATATGGCGCGACGGTACACGTCGTATACGGTCCGTCGGCAGCGCTTCGCCGACAAATTGAACAGGGCGCACCGATCGATGTGTTCCTTCCTGGGGCCGCTGAGGAAGTCGAGACCCTGCACAAGAAAGGACTGACTCTCGGCGAACCTCGGATCTACGCGCAAGCCCCTCTCGTCCTCGTCATGTCGGCGGCCTCGCCGGCAACTCCGATCTCCTTTCACGATGTGCTGCCGAATGGAACAACCCGCATCGCCGTCGCCGACCCGAAGACCTCCGCATTGGGAAAGATTACGGCGCGTGCGCTCGCCAAGCTCGACCAGGCGTACAGGAGCCGTCTCCACCTTCGCTATGCCCAACATACAGGCGATATCTTGCATCTGGTTCGTACCGGGGCGGCCGACATGGGCATCGTCTACCGCGCGGACGCCCTCAACGGCGGCGAGTTACGCCTCATGGAGGTAGTTCCAGGCGAAACAATGGTCCGGTTCGGTGCAGCGGTGGTCTGGACCTGTCGGAAGTCGGCTCTTCCTGTCGCGCAGGAATTTCTCGTTTTCATCATGAGCACCCGCATACAGAAACTCCTCCTGCAGTATGGATTTGAAGCCGTATCATCGAATGAGTTAGAGGCTGGACTTCAGAGCAATTGA
- a CDS encoding efflux RND transporter permease subunit gives MNQIVLIALRRPYTFVVMSILIVLFGGMTVLHMPTDVFPNISIPITSIVWDYAGLLPAQVEGRITYMFERAVTATVEGIKYMHSHSYYGFSITNIFLQDGVDVGRAEADITAIAQRVVKWLPPDISPPMIMRLAPSAIPVAMLEVSADHMTPAELYNLAYMRIRPLLVTVPGAILPHPYGGQDMQVMVNLDQQKLLARHLSPADVHDILMRQYRVLPSGDIKIKQTDWIVQTNASPLRIEDFENIPIKRDGNKFIYLRDVATVRLMGRVQQNAVLVKGKQIVIIVVMKSTEASTLAVVDGIKKMIPRAEQVVPEGVKIRLLDDASTFVKDAISDVVHEMLTAGVLVGLIVLLLLGSWRATAIVWTSIPLSILTAVIGLHWLGETINVMTLGGLALAVGILVDDATVMIENIDRHLDMGKPLETAIIDAANQIVVPTFVATLCIAIAWIPLFGLTGASGYLFKPMAEAVIIAMLASFVLSRTLVPTMAKYMMTGHHDGESAHAAGA, from the coding sequence ATGAACCAGATTGTCCTCATCGCCCTACGCAGACCGTACACCTTTGTCGTTATGTCGATCCTGATTGTGCTGTTTGGAGGCATGACAGTGCTCCACATGCCGACCGATGTCTTTCCGAACATTTCGATTCCCATCACCTCCATAGTCTGGGACTACGCCGGCTTGCTGCCGGCGCAGGTAGAAGGGCGGATTACCTATATGTTCGAGCGCGCCGTGACCGCGACGGTGGAAGGCATCAAGTACATGCACAGTCACTCCTACTACGGCTTCAGCATCACCAATATCTTTCTGCAGGACGGCGTGGACGTGGGCCGGGCCGAAGCGGATATCACGGCCATTGCCCAGCGGGTCGTCAAGTGGCTGCCGCCGGATATTTCGCCGCCCATGATCATGCGGCTGGCCCCCTCCGCGATTCCGGTGGCCATGCTCGAAGTGAGCGCGGACCACATGACTCCCGCGGAACTCTACAACCTCGCCTACATGCGCATCCGCCCTCTGCTGGTGACGGTGCCGGGGGCGATCCTGCCACACCCTTACGGAGGGCAGGACATGCAGGTGATGGTCAATCTCGATCAGCAGAAGTTGCTCGCCCGCCACCTCTCGCCGGCGGATGTCCACGACATCCTCATGCGGCAATACCGCGTGCTGCCGTCCGGCGACATTAAGATCAAACAGACCGACTGGATCGTTCAGACGAACGCCTCCCCGTTGCGGATCGAGGATTTCGAAAATATTCCGATCAAGCGGGACGGCAACAAGTTCATCTATCTGCGCGACGTCGCGACGGTACGTCTGATGGGCCGGGTGCAACAGAACGCGGTGCTGGTGAAGGGCAAGCAGATTGTCATCATCGTCGTGATGAAGAGCACGGAGGCCTCGACCCTGGCGGTGGTGGACGGGATCAAGAAGATGATTCCGCGCGCCGAGCAAGTCGTTCCGGAGGGAGTCAAGATCCGGCTCCTCGACGACGCCTCGACCTTCGTCAAAGACGCCATCTCGGACGTCGTGCACGAAATGCTGACCGCCGGGGTGCTGGTCGGGCTCATCGTGCTCTTGCTGCTCGGCTCCTGGAGGGCTACGGCCATCGTGTGGACCTCGATTCCGCTGTCCATCCTGACCGCCGTCATCGGCCTGCATTGGCTCGGAGAGACGATCAACGTCATGACCTTGGGTGGGCTGGCGCTGGCCGTCGGCATTCTGGTCGATGATGCGACCGTGATGATCGAGAATATCGACCGCCATCTCGACATGGGCAAGCCGCTGGAGACGGCGATCATCGACGCCGCCAATCAGATCGTCGTCCCGACGTTCGTCGCCACCCTGTGCATCGCGATTGCTTGGATCCCGCTTTTCGGGCTCACCGGCGCTTCCGGCTACCTGTTTAAGCCCATGGCGGAGGCGGTCATCATCGCGATGCTGGCTTCCTTCGTCCTGTCGCGCACGCTGGTGCCGACGATGGCGAAATACATGATGACGGGACACCACGACGGAGAATCGGCACATGCCGCCGGTGCATGA
- a CDS encoding efflux RND transporter periplasmic adaptor subunit, with product MNGLRGRSLTIAALALFVLYLGYRIYESRLDAASLSEQTLTNAVPTVAVVSPRPVPATETIMLPGNIVGWYEAPIYARVTGYVKMWYKDYGDVVHKGDVLAEINAPDLDAEYRQAKADLETERAKYALAVVTTQRYQAMRRTHAVAEQAITVQEQNLKAQAATLKAAEQKVRNIEAFIQFKTIVAPFDGVVTQRNINVGDLVSKEGALSTPNAKSNLFTVADISMMRLFVNVPEQFGPFLQPGLTADVTVPQLPNRRFTAKFLTVARGFDVSTRTAVTVFTIDNEDRSLWPGSYAEVTLTAPVARRAFTIPSTALVFQEHGTQVAVVTDADRVHFKPITVSKLMDNAIEVADGVSESDRVINNPSAALLEGDSVRIVTPAPGYDLVNGTEPAQASQAPGAPQPEQAPRLSPQNRL from the coding sequence ATGAACGGTCTCCGTGGAAGAAGTCTGACGATTGCTGCGCTCGCCCTGTTCGTGCTCTACCTCGGCTACCGGATCTATGAAAGCCGACTGGACGCCGCTTCGCTTAGCGAACAAACGCTGACGAACGCCGTGCCCACCGTGGCCGTCGTCTCTCCCAGGCCGGTGCCGGCGACCGAGACCATTATGCTTCCCGGCAATATCGTGGGATGGTACGAGGCGCCGATCTACGCGCGCGTCACAGGCTATGTGAAGATGTGGTACAAGGATTACGGAGACGTGGTGCATAAAGGCGATGTCCTCGCCGAAATCAACGCGCCGGATCTGGACGCCGAATATAGGCAGGCCAAGGCGGACCTGGAAACGGAACGCGCGAAGTATGCGCTGGCCGTGGTGACGACGCAACGCTATCAGGCGATGCGCCGCACACACGCGGTTGCGGAGCAAGCCATTACGGTCCAGGAGCAAAACTTAAAAGCGCAGGCCGCGACGCTGAAGGCCGCAGAGCAGAAGGTCAGGAACATCGAGGCGTTCATTCAGTTCAAAACGATCGTCGCGCCCTTTGACGGCGTAGTGACCCAACGCAACATCAACGTCGGCGACCTGGTCAGCAAGGAAGGCGCACTCAGCACGCCCAATGCCAAAAGCAATCTCTTTACAGTCGCCGACATCAGTATGATGCGGCTCTTTGTCAACGTGCCGGAGCAGTTCGGGCCCTTCCTTCAGCCGGGACTGACAGCCGACGTGACCGTGCCGCAATTACCGAATCGTCGATTCACCGCCAAATTTCTGACGGTCGCCCGCGGGTTCGACGTCAGTACGCGCACGGCGGTGACTGTCTTTACGATCGACAACGAGGATCGCTCGCTCTGGCCGGGCTCCTACGCCGAGGTCACGCTCACTGCGCCGGTCGCGCGGCGAGCCTTCACGATTCCCTCCACCGCCTTAGTGTTCCAGGAGCACGGCACGCAAGTGGCCGTGGTGACGGACGCAGACCGCGTGCACTTCAAACCCATTACCGTGAGCAAACTTATGGACAATGCCATCGAAGTGGCGGACGGAGTTTCCGAGAGCGACCGCGTGATCAACAATCCCAGTGCTGCCCTACTCGAAGGCGATTCGGTTCGCATCGTCACGCCAGCGCCGGGCTATGATCTTGTCAACGGTACGGAGCCGGCCCAAGCATCCCAGGCACCAGGGGCACCGCAGCCGGAACAGGCGCCGCGATTGTCTCCGCAGAACCGGCTATGA
- a CDS encoding efflux transporter outer membrane subunit, which yields MERVPVQQVWTGVRRHAPRCVALLALTLSGCGDWLPHVDLAPPYQPPQYVVPVSWRGASPFVEAKPSDDELRPDWWKLYGDSVLDTLIEEGMAANADLQAAAERFVQARDVMMKVRSQRIPQIGIGGSASNNRLSDNALFRPPNIDSTQSSMVVEGLASWEPDFWSAIRNATRVETYRAQERAADYGLARLSLQAEIAADYFTLRGYDAQVAIYTQSVALYKKTLELVKTQFAGALASSLDVARVESLLYSTETKLAQVQGQRQVTEQAIAILVNRAPASFTIAPVDDLRVAQFTIPRTMPSTLLERRPDIAAMERRMAQANRAIGIARAAFFPNVWFRADGGFEDTGINLFTLANSLWSYGSRVALPIFQGGYRRAQLQQAWSAYRETEDLYRSTVLNAFREVENALSLTNRLTAAAERQDAAVRAFVKTQDLTSELYQGGLASSLELIYAQVQTLLARIDAVQLKADLLRASVALIRALGGGWNRGQLPADGEIQPFDTLQYVNLDKPPRAGGIDVNAPNNWVNNDLTTPSVP from the coding sequence ATGGAGCGCGTTCCAGTTCAACAGGTGTGGACAGGAGTTCGCCGCCATGCGCCCCGCTGCGTCGCTCTGCTCGCGCTGACCCTGTCCGGCTGCGGTGACTGGTTGCCGCACGTCGATCTGGCGCCTCCCTATCAACCGCCTCAGTACGTCGTCCCCGTCTCATGGCGCGGAGCAAGCCCCTTCGTCGAGGCGAAGCCGTCGGACGACGAATTGCGGCCGGATTGGTGGAAGCTGTACGGCGATTCGGTCCTGGACACGCTCATTGAAGAAGGAATGGCAGCCAATGCGGACCTGCAAGCCGCCGCCGAGCGGTTCGTGCAGGCCCGCGACGTCATGATGAAGGTCCGCTCGCAGCGGATTCCGCAGATCGGCATCGGAGGGAGCGCTTCGAACAACCGTCTATCCGACAATGCGCTGTTTCGACCGCCCAATATCGATAGCACGCAATCGAGCATGGTCGTAGAAGGCCTGGCGTCCTGGGAGCCCGACTTCTGGTCGGCGATCCGCAATGCGACGCGCGTCGAGACCTACCGCGCCCAAGAGCGGGCCGCCGACTATGGGCTAGCACGCCTCAGCCTGCAGGCGGAAATCGCCGCGGACTACTTTACGCTGCGCGGCTACGACGCGCAGGTTGCAATCTACACCCAATCGGTTGCCCTTTACAAAAAGACGCTCGAACTCGTCAAGACCCAGTTCGCCGGCGCTCTTGCCTCGTCGCTCGACGTCGCCCGCGTCGAATCCCTGCTGTACAGCACCGAGACGAAATTAGCCCAAGTGCAGGGTCAACGGCAGGTGACCGAACAGGCGATCGCCATCCTGGTGAACAGAGCCCCGGCCAGTTTCACGATCGCGCCGGTCGATGATCTGCGCGTCGCACAGTTCACGATTCCGCGGACCATGCCCTCCACCCTGCTGGAGCGGCGCCCCGACATCGCCGCGATGGAGCGCCGGATGGCGCAGGCCAACCGCGCCATCGGCATCGCTCGAGCCGCCTTTTTCCCTAACGTGTGGTTCCGGGCTGATGGGGGCTTCGAGGACACCGGAATCAACCTCTTCACGCTCGCCAACAGCCTTTGGTCCTATGGTTCCAGGGTCGCGCTGCCGATCTTTCAGGGCGGGTATCGCCGCGCGCAATTGCAGCAGGCATGGTCGGCCTACCGAGAGACAGAAGATCTCTACCGTTCGACCGTGCTGAACGCTTTTCGGGAGGTCGAGAACGCCTTGAGCCTGACGAACCGGCTGACCGCCGCAGCCGAGCGGCAGGACGCCGCTGTCCGAGCCTTCGTCAAGACGCAGGACCTGACCTCCGAGCTCTATCAGGGCGGGCTGGCATCCAGCCTGGAGCTCATTTATGCGCAGGTCCAAACGCTCCTGGCGCGCATCGACGCGGTGCAGCTCAAGGCCGACCTGCTGAGAGCCTCGGTGGCCCTCATCCGCGCGCTCGGCGGCGGTTGGAACCGCGGCCAATTACCGGCCGACGGGGAGATTCAGCCCTTCGATACTTTGCAATATGTCAATCTGGACAAACCGCCGCGCGCCGGCGGAATCGACGTCAACGCGCCGAATAACTGGGTGAACAATGATCTGACCACGCCCTCCGTTCCTTGA